From the genome of bacterium, one region includes:
- a CDS encoding four helix bundle protein, which produces MVKLAIDCRDLDVYQISMGAAMKVYELSKQLPYRERFPMTDQMTRSSRSVCADLSEAWRKRRYPKAFVAAINIAEGEASETRVWLEFAYRCGYLSKDNFDLLDDRFDYISRVLHRMSRSPDKWISYRI; this is translated from the coding sequence ATGGTGAAACTGGCAATTGATTGCAGGGATCTTGATGTTTACCAAATCTCTATGGGAGCTGCCATGAAAGTTTATGAACTTTCAAAACAGCTCCCATATAGAGAACGTTTTCCCATGACAGATCAGATGACAAGATCATCCAGATCTGTGTGTGCTGACCTTTCAGAAGCATGGCGAAAAAGACGATACCCGAAAGCGTTCGTTGCGGCCATTAACATTGCGGAAGGTGAGGCCTCTGAAACTCGAGTATGGCTGGAATTCGCTTACAGATGCGGATATTTATCAAAGGATAATTTCGACCTTCTTGATGATCGGTTTGATTACATCTCTCGGGTGCTCCACCGTATGTCACGTTCTCCAGACAAGTGGATCAGTTATAGAATATGA
- a CDS encoding DUF2784 domain-containing protein, whose amino-acid sequence MKNILPDLVMIIHLLWVAFMILGLPLGLWLRSPTFRWIHFGGMMATALFAATGMYCPLTVWEETLRWKTDPGFTYERSFLAKHLSSTLYPQIQPWILRSASVFWGALTVVTMMVVKPVRKVKK is encoded by the coding sequence ATGAAAAACATTCTACCCGATCTAGTAATGATCATACATCTACTCTGGGTCGCCTTCATGATCCTCGGGCTACCACTTGGTCTTTGGCTCCGATCCCCCACATTCCGCTGGATCCATTTCGGAGGAATGATGGCAACAGCGTTATTCGCAGCAACAGGGATGTACTGTCCTCTCACGGTATGGGAAGAAACCCTGCGATGGAAAACTGATCCCGGATTCACTTACGAGAGGTCGTTCCTGGCCAAGCACCTGTCATCCACCCTTTATCCACAGATCCAACCGTGGATCCTCAGGAGCGCCTCCGTTTTCTGGGGGGCTCTCACAGTTGTGACCATGATGGTGGTTAAACCTGTGAGGAAAGTGAAGAAGTGA
- a CDS encoding 2-oxoacid:acceptor oxidoreductase family protein, translating into MYFDVFISGFGGQGILLAGQLLAEAAMEKGLNVTFFPSYGVEMRGGTARCTVVISDEEIGSPIVDSPGCVIAMNQPSLLRFQDVVADGGLLIVNSSLAKMGDVTREGVHVHQVPMSELAIELGNSRLTNMVALGVYAQLSGAIKPEELGQALQSVIPVRNQKLIPLNEKAILQGAEYAARTD; encoded by the coding sequence ATGTACTTTGATGTGTTTATCAGCGGATTCGGCGGTCAGGGGATCCTCCTGGCCGGGCAGCTTCTCGCTGAGGCGGCCATGGAGAAGGGGCTTAACGTTACCTTCTTTCCCTCCTACGGTGTCGAGATGCGAGGCGGGACAGCCCGCTGCACGGTGGTTATCTCTGACGAGGAGATCGGATCTCCCATAGTAGACAGCCCCGGGTGCGTCATCGCCATGAACCAGCCGTCCCTGCTGAGGTTCCAGGATGTCGTGGCAGACGGGGGATTGCTCATTGTAAACAGTTCTCTGGCGAAGATGGGGGATGTCACGAGGGAGGGAGTCCATGTCCATCAGGTTCCCATGAGTGAACTTGCAATAGAGCTTGGAAACTCCCGCCTGACGAACATGGTGGCTCTGGGTGTCTATGCCCAGCTTTCCGGTGCTATTAAACCTGAGGAACTTGGCCAGGCCCTTCAATCGGTTATCCCGGTCCGCAACCAGAAACTCATTCCCCTGAATGAAAAGGCCATCCTGCAGGGCGCTGAGTATGCCGCCCGCACGGACTAA
- a CDS encoding thiamine pyrophosphate-dependent enzyme has translation MKTVFSKPQALNDAVMHYCPGCSHGVAHRLVAEALDHYGITERTVGVAPVGCAVLMYDYFNCDIQEAPHGRAPAIATGMKRSRPDLIIFTYQGDGDLASIGLSEIIHCANRGENITVIFINNTVYGMTGGQMAPTTLPGQKTTTSPYGRSLTANGYPMKMAEMLAPLEGTSYVGRMALDTPGNTLKARKMIFKAFDMQIKGMGFSFVELLSTCPTNWGMSPSQSIKRLQDELIPYFPLGVFKEKEVVD, from the coding sequence ATGAAAACCGTTTTTTCAAAGCCCCAAGCACTCAACGATGCCGTGATGCATTACTGCCCAGGCTGCAGCCACGGAGTCGCTCACAGGCTGGTGGCAGAAGCCCTCGATCATTACGGGATCACCGAGAGGACTGTAGGGGTTGCCCCCGTGGGCTGCGCTGTACTCATGTACGATTATTTTAATTGCGATATCCAGGAAGCTCCTCATGGCCGAGCCCCCGCCATAGCCACAGGAATGAAGCGGTCCCGCCCTGACCTGATCATTTTTACCTACCAGGGCGACGGGGACCTGGCCTCCATCGGGCTTTCCGAGATCATTCATTGTGCCAACCGTGGCGAGAATATTACGGTCATTTTCATCAACAACACTGTATACGGCATGACAGGGGGCCAGATGGCTCCCACAACACTCCCGGGGCAAAAGACGACGACCTCGCCCTATGGACGCAGCCTCACCGCGAACGGGTATCCCATGAAGATGGCCGAGATGCTGGCCCCCCTTGAGGGAACCTCTTATGTGGGCAGAATGGCGTTGGACACACCAGGCAACACTCTCAAAGCCAGGAAGATGATCTTCAAGGCCTTTGACATGCAGATAAAGGGGATGGGTTTCTCCTTTGTGGAACTCCTGTCCACCTGTCCTACCAACTGGGGGATGTCCCCCAGCCAGTCTATCAAACGGCTGCAGGATGAGTTGATACCTTATTTTCCCCTGGGGGTTTTTAAAGAGAAGGAAGTCGTCGACTGA